The Desulfovibrio sp. TomC genome segment ACAGATGAATCTTTGCCAAGCCATAGATACGAATAAACAGCTTTCTGAAATGATTCAAATGGTTGGGAATAAACTTTTGGGAGAAACCAAAGACAGGACCCAGATCAACAAAAGTTTTTTAGCCATATATTTTATTAACTTAATAGTTCTTGAAGATAAAAGATTTCTCAAAGCATATAACAATGCGGGCAAAGAAAACATACTTATTTCCCTCTACAATTCGGAAATAATACTCGAAGAGGTAGAGCAAAATTTTCACGAAAACGATTTCTGTCAAATCGTACGTCTACTTTCAAATTTTCTTATAAATATGTCGGCCAACACCATGAACTCAAAAGCAAGTCCATCATAGCATACGCTAAAAGAGGAAACCCATGTCACAAGAAATACTACTCGAAACAGGGACTAACGAGTTTGAAATTTTAGAGTTTTTTATTTCGTCACAAAAAGATGAGGAATCACCACTTGAAGTTAATTCGTTCGGAATTAACGTTGCCAAAGTCGTGGAAGTAATTGAAAATCCAGGGCTTGAACTTACCTACGACAATGTCAATCCCTGTTTCATGGGAGTTATTCCTCTACGGGGTGAAATCTTACCTGTGCTCGACCTTTCAAAATGGCTTAAGCTGCCTAAAAAAAAGTTCAGAAATGAAATAATAATTGTGACTGAATTCAGTAAGCAAATAGCCGGATTCTTAGTCTCAGGTGTCGTTGAAATTCATCGACTGGATTGGACCCAAGTCGAATCACCAGACAAACTAGTAGCATCTTACAAAGAGAACTGCATAGTTGGGATCATTCAAATCGAAGAAAAAATTATTCAACTCCTTGACTTAGAATACATGATCTCTGATATGACGGGTGTCACGATTGAAGCGAAAATCGACCGTTTCATTTCAGAGAAGAAATACCGAGCTTTAATAGCTGACGATTCCAAACTAATCCGCGAAATGCTAAGAATTTCTCTGGGAGAAGCAAACTTTGAAGTACGTGAGTTCACAA includes the following:
- a CDS encoding chemotaxis protein: MSQEILLETGTNEFEILEFFISSQKDEESPLEVNSFGINVAKVVEVIENPGLELTYDNVNPCFMGVIPLRGEILPVLDLSKWLKLPKKKFRNEIIIVTEFSKQIAGFLVSGVVEIHRLDWTQVESPDKLVASYKENCIVGIIQIEEKIIQLLDLEYMISDMTGVTIEAKIDRFISEKKYRALIADDSKLIREMLRISLGEANFEVREFTNGFDCWNYLNQRASDTSDDSLPKQLDFDIVITDIEMPQMDGFTLTKKIKQNSLLKNLPVLLYSSIITEELYHKGQSVGADEQMSKPDLHKVPQVSVKLIEKYQSKQHIENFPR